A window of Cryptomeria japonica chromosome 3, Sugi_1.0, whole genome shotgun sequence contains these coding sequences:
- the LOC131078386 gene encoding uncharacterized protein LOC131078386, translated as MQLNLAWGSARRRSCRRGRPRLEGFCGDVRLRETRCSYFLNLILQGLTTDEIEVEMDKERSLMLRGESYCKEVGMLKWRWRLMSKRRSPFKIPEDINVGATRGSFERHILHLVMPKLRHTRFSPYHVIHIQSSHCHAHQVKLHAASSPGAVKVNHSRSCSDTSEIINKETIYSSTISASNAQEKKQQYRRTRRSIKKITAKSQKLE; from the exons ATGCAGTTAAATTTGGCATGGGGAAGTGCACGCAGAAGAAGTTGTAGACGTGGTCGGCCTCGACTTGAAGGATTTTGTGGCGACGTTAGATTGAGAGAGACTCGCTGCTCCtactttctcaatctcatccttcaaG GTTTGACAACAGATGAAATAGAGGTGGAAATGGATAAGGAGAGGAGTCTCATGTTACGTGGAGAAAGTTATTGCAAAGAGGTGGGAATGCTTAAGTGGAGGTGGCGCCTCATGTCTAAGAGAAGAAGTCCTTTCAAAATTCCCGAGGACATCAACGTGGGCGCTACCAGAGGCAGCTTTGAGCGGCACATTTTGCATCTCGTCATGCCCAAACTCAGACACACAAGATTTAGTCCATACCATGTCATTCACATTCAGTCCTCTCATTGTCACGCGCACCAAGTGAAATTACATGCTGCTTCATCTCCGGGTGCTGTCAAAGTAAACCATTCGCGGTCTTGTTCTGATACAAGTGAAATCATTAACAAGGAGACAATCTATTCTTCTACGATCTCTGCGTCAAATGCCCAGGAAAAGAAGCAACAATATCGCAGGACTAGAAGAAGTATAAAGAAAATCACTGCGAAAAGCCAAAAGTTGGAATAG